From a region of the Xanthomonas rydalmerensis genome:
- a CDS encoding C40 family peptidase, which produces MHNTPVSPRGRRAFPWWLPLLCAAALAACGRHEVRHTRPAPVAVREWPQVQPADPGAANAVLMRALGLVGTPYRYGGNTPESGFDCSGLVAYVYRDMLDLRLPRTSRELAAVQGPKIDPQRLSTGDLVFFGSAGNVTHVGIYVGEGRFVHAPSTGGTVRLDSLDGAYWRDHYTGAKRVLR; this is translated from the coding sequence ATGCACAACACGCCAGTTTCGCCGCGCGGCCGCCGCGCGTTTCCGTGGTGGCTTCCGCTGCTGTGCGCCGCCGCGCTGGCGGCCTGTGGACGCCACGAGGTCCGCCACACCCGGCCGGCGCCGGTGGCGGTGCGCGAGTGGCCGCAGGTGCAACCGGCCGACCCGGGCGCGGCCAATGCGGTGCTGATGCGCGCGCTGGGCCTGGTCGGCACCCCCTATCGCTACGGCGGCAATACCCCCGAGTCCGGGTTCGACTGCAGCGGCCTGGTCGCCTACGTCTATCGCGACATGCTCGACCTGCGGCTGCCGCGCACCTCGCGCGAGCTGGCCGCGGTGCAGGGACCGAAGATCGACCCGCAGCGCCTGAGCACCGGCGACCTGGTGTTCTTCGGGAGCGCAGGGAATGTGACGCACGTCGGAATTTATGTCGGCGAAGGGCGTTTCGTTCACGCCCCCAGCACGGGCGGGACAGTGCGCCTGGATTCCCTGGATGGCGCCTACTGGCGGGACCATTACACCGGTGCAAAGCGGGTTTTGCGCTGA
- a CDS encoding NlpC/P60 family protein, whose amino-acid sequence MTTEAQTSPGKTAVPRRTAFRLFCTASLCFTALPALAQSAPADTVVPEAIATVAPAPAPVSTVANTAAASTPIATASAKPAAAQAPGPSRSKADAAATATLAALLPHLAANDTIPLMDRSAMFAGDISRLLANYDVSQPVPREGVVPGGDKVQSVLKRAMALLGTPYRWGGEDTEGFDCSGLVGYVFRTALGIELPRVSREMAREANAQLIKDRDALAPGDLVFFGRKGRVDHVGLYVGEGRFLHAPSRGKDVRVDTLTSGYWGEKFVQARRVAM is encoded by the coding sequence GTGACGACCGAAGCCCAGACCTCTCCAGGCAAGACCGCCGTTCCCCGCCGGACCGCTTTCCGCCTCTTTTGCACCGCCTCGCTCTGTTTCACGGCCCTCCCGGCCCTGGCCCAGTCCGCTCCCGCCGACACCGTCGTCCCGGAAGCGATCGCGACCGTCGCCCCCGCTCCCGCACCGGTGAGCACCGTGGCGAACACCGCTGCAGCGAGCACGCCGATCGCCACCGCCTCGGCCAAGCCGGCCGCCGCACAGGCGCCCGGGCCGTCGCGCAGCAAGGCCGACGCCGCCGCCACCGCCACGCTGGCCGCCCTGCTGCCGCACCTGGCCGCCAACGACACCATTCCGCTGATGGACCGCTCTGCGATGTTCGCCGGCGACATCAGCCGCCTGCTGGCCAACTACGACGTGTCCCAGCCGGTCCCGCGCGAAGGCGTGGTGCCGGGCGGCGACAAGGTCCAGTCGGTGCTCAAGCGCGCCATGGCGCTGCTGGGCACCCCGTACCGCTGGGGCGGCGAGGACACCGAGGGCTTCGACTGCAGCGGTCTGGTCGGCTACGTGTTTCGCACCGCGCTGGGCATCGAGCTGCCGCGCGTGTCGCGCGAGATGGCCCGCGAGGCCAACGCCCAGCTGATCAAGGACCGCGACGCGCTGGCGCCGGGCGATCTGGTGTTCTTCGGCCGCAAGGGCCGCGTCGACCACGTCGGCCTGTACGTCGGCGAGGGCCGTTTCCTGCACGCCCCCAGCCGTGGCAAGGACGTGCGCGTGGACACGCTGACCTCCGGCTACTGGGGCG
- a CDS encoding FKBP-type peptidyl-prolyl cis-trans isomerase yields MKIEKDRVVRFHYTVSEVGQEPIESSKDRDPLVILVGHGNIIPGLENAMMDKAAGDSFGVDVAAKDAYGEYREGLSQRVPKKHFGAAKLQPGSQVVLQTNFGPRAVTVQKVGMSVVDVDLNHPMAGKDLHFDVEIVDVREASAEEIEHGHVHGDGGHQH; encoded by the coding sequence ATGAAGATCGAAAAAGACCGCGTCGTCCGTTTCCACTACACCGTTTCGGAAGTCGGTCAAGAGCCGATCGAAAGCTCCAAGGACCGTGATCCGCTGGTGATCCTGGTCGGTCACGGCAATATCATCCCGGGCCTGGAGAACGCGATGATGGACAAGGCCGCCGGCGACAGCTTCGGCGTCGACGTGGCCGCCAAGGACGCGTACGGCGAATACCGCGAGGGCCTGAGCCAGCGCGTGCCGAAGAAGCATTTCGGCGCGGCCAAGCTGCAGCCGGGGAGCCAGGTGGTGCTGCAGACCAACTTCGGCCCGCGCGCGGTGACCGTGCAGAAGGTCGGCATGAGCGTGGTCGACGTCGACCTCAACCATCCGATGGCCGGCAAGGACCTGCACTTCGACGTGGAGATCGTCGACGTGCGCGAGGCCAGCGCCGAAGAGATCGAGCACGGCCACGTGCACGGCGACGGCGGCCACCAGCACTGA
- the gorA gene encoding glutathione-disulfide reductase, with the protein MSAPIRDYDLLVLGGGSGGLATAFRAASHGARVAILEPSALGGTCVNVGCVPKKAMWLAADLVERIDLARAVGFAIPEATLSWAELVAHRQGYIGNIHASYRRRLDADGVVLIPRRGRLIDAHTVECDDGVRVSANHVVIATGAHAARPNIEGAELGLISDDFFNLCEAPPRVAIVGGGYIAVELAGLLQALGSRVELYVQGERLLERFDAELARQLADNLRHQGVRLHFGYRASALRRNGEDLCVVDAQGQAGETVDRVFFAIGRRPNTRDLGLEALGVRLGDKHEIVVDAYQNTDVPGLYAIGDVAGKVGLTPVAIAAGRKLMDRVFGDRPQARLDYENVPSVVFSHPPLGQVGLGEEQARERYGADAVTVYRSNFRPMLQALADSPQRSLFKLVCVGAEERVVGIHLLGDGADEILQGFAVALKLGVTKQQLEDTVAIHPTSAEEVVLMR; encoded by the coding sequence GTGAGCGCGCCGATCCGCGATTACGACCTGCTGGTGCTGGGCGGCGGTTCCGGCGGCCTGGCCACCGCGTTCCGCGCCGCCAGCCATGGCGCGCGGGTGGCGATCCTGGAGCCGAGTGCGCTCGGCGGCACCTGCGTCAACGTCGGCTGCGTGCCGAAGAAGGCGATGTGGCTGGCAGCGGACCTGGTCGAACGCATCGACCTGGCGCGCGCGGTCGGGTTCGCCATTCCCGAGGCCACGCTGTCGTGGGCGGAACTGGTGGCGCATCGCCAGGGCTACATCGGCAACATCCACGCCAGCTACCGGCGGCGCCTGGATGCCGATGGCGTGGTGCTGATCCCACGGCGCGGGCGACTGATCGATGCGCACACCGTCGAATGCGACGATGGCGTGCGGGTCAGCGCCAATCACGTGGTGATCGCCACGGGCGCGCATGCGGCGCGACCGAACATCGAAGGCGCCGAACTGGGCCTGATCTCCGACGATTTCTTCAATCTGTGCGAGGCACCACCGCGCGTGGCCATCGTCGGTGGTGGCTACATTGCGGTGGAACTGGCCGGACTGCTGCAGGCGCTGGGCAGTCGCGTGGAGTTGTACGTGCAGGGCGAGCGTCTGCTGGAGCGGTTCGACGCGGAACTGGCGCGGCAGCTCGCCGACAATCTGCGCCACCAGGGCGTGCGCCTGCATTTCGGCTACCGCGCCAGCGCCCTGCGTCGCAACGGCGAGGACCTGTGCGTGGTCGACGCGCAGGGACAGGCTGGCGAGACCGTCGATCGGGTGTTCTTCGCGATCGGCCGCCGTCCCAACACGCGCGACCTCGGCCTGGAAGCGCTGGGCGTGCGCCTGGGCGACAAGCACGAGATCGTGGTGGACGCGTACCAGAACACCGACGTGCCGGGGCTGTATGCGATCGGCGACGTGGCCGGCAAGGTCGGCCTGACCCCGGTGGCGATCGCCGCCGGGCGCAAGCTGATGGACCGCGTGTTCGGCGACCGGCCGCAGGCGCGGCTGGACTACGAGAACGTGCCCAGCGTGGTGTTCTCGCACCCGCCGCTCGGCCAGGTGGGGCTGGGCGAGGAGCAGGCGCGCGAGCGCTATGGCGCCGACGCGGTCACCGTGTACCGCAGCAACTTCCGGCCGATGCTGCAGGCGCTGGCCGACTCGCCGCAGCGCAGCCTGTTCAAGCTGGTGTGCGTCGGCGCGGAGGAGCGCGTGGTCGGCATCCACCTGCTCGGCGATGGCGCCGACGAGATCCTGCAGGGCTTCGCGGTGGCGTTGAAGCTGGGCGTGACCAAGCAGCAACTGGAAGACACCGTGGCGATCCATCCGACCTCGGCCGAGGAAGTGGTGCTGATGCGCTGA
- a CDS encoding DUF418 domain-containing protein codes for MLQPVAPAERIATLDVLRGFALLGILLMNIEGFVGPLDAAMTGLDPALRGADRIADALVYILVQGKFYTLFSLLFGMGFAVMAQRAETARRPFGGFFLRRSAGLLLIGLLHALLLWSGDILVSYALLAFMLLAFREAPTRWLPGMALVVYLFAPALWLLIGAAATAAQADPHGAAQWHRDMAEQAQHSAAALAQQREVFGHGSYVQATAQRARDLVESLSALLFNAPTIFGMFLLGAWCVRSGLAAQPQRFLRLLAVLRWGVLPLGLALMLLSFRLEPWMDPARLDLRLTCAYALASVAGGLMALGYAAWLVRAAPALQWLAPAGRMALSNYLLQSLVCTTLFYGYGFGYFEQLPRAWQIPFAVVLFALQVALSHWWLQRFRFGPVEWLWRSASYLRWQPMRRHAV; via the coding sequence GTGTTGCAGCCCGTCGCGCCCGCCGAGCGCATCGCCACCCTGGACGTGCTGCGCGGCTTCGCCCTGTTGGGCATCCTGCTGATGAACATCGAGGGCTTCGTCGGTCCGCTGGACGCGGCGATGACCGGCCTGGATCCGGCGCTGCGCGGCGCCGACCGCATCGCCGACGCGCTCGTCTACATCCTGGTGCAGGGCAAGTTCTACACCTTGTTCTCGCTGCTGTTCGGCATGGGCTTCGCGGTGATGGCGCAGCGCGCCGAGACCGCGCGGCGGCCGTTCGGCGGTTTCTTCCTGCGCCGCAGTGCGGGGCTGTTGCTGATCGGCCTGCTGCATGCACTGCTGCTGTGGTCCGGCGACATCCTGGTCAGCTACGCGCTGCTGGCGTTCATGCTGCTGGCGTTCCGCGAGGCGCCCACGCGCTGGCTGCCCGGCATGGCGCTGGTGGTGTATCTGTTCGCGCCGGCGCTGTGGCTGTTGATCGGCGCGGCCGCCACGGCCGCGCAGGCCGACCCGCACGGTGCGGCGCAGTGGCACCGCGACATGGCCGAGCAGGCGCAGCACAGCGCTGCGGCGCTGGCGCAGCAGCGTGAGGTGTTCGGCCACGGCAGCTATGTCCAGGCCACCGCGCAGCGCGCGCGCGACCTGGTCGAATCGCTGAGTGCATTGCTGTTCAATGCGCCGACCATCTTCGGCATGTTCCTGCTCGGCGCCTGGTGCGTGCGCAGCGGCCTGGCTGCGCAGCCGCAGCGCTTCCTGCGGTTGCTCGCCGTGCTGCGCTGGGGCGTGCTGCCGCTGGGCCTGGCGCTGATGCTGCTGAGCTTCCGGCTGGAGCCGTGGATGGACCCGGCGCGGCTGGATCTGCGCCTGACCTGCGCTTATGCCCTGGCCAGTGTCGCCGGCGGCCTGATGGCGCTGGGCTATGCGGCCTGGCTGGTGCGCGCCGCGCCCGCGCTGCAGTGGCTGGCGCCGGCCGGGCGCATGGCGTTGAGCAACTATCTGCTGCAGTCGCTGGTGTGCACGACGCTGTTCTACGGCTATGGCTTCGGCTACTTCGAGCAATTGCCGCGTGCCTGGCAGATCCCGTTCGCGGTCGTGCTGTTCGCACTGCAGGTGGCGCTGTCGCACTGGTGGCTGCAGCGGTTCCGCTTCGGCCCGGTGGAGTGGCTGTGGCGTTCGGCCAGCTATCTGCGCTGGCAGCCCATGCGCCGCCACGCGGTCTGA